GGCGGGCGCGTGCACGCCGCGGCGCTGCCCGCCTCGAAGCAGCTCGAATACAACCAGCAGGTGCAGGAAAACGACCAGTGGTGCTGGGCCGCGGACGGCTCCAGCATCGAGCAGTCGCAGGGCGGCACCGCCACGCAGGCCGATTTCTGCGCGGCGGGCAAGGGCACCCAGTCCGGGTACTGCCCGAACGAGGGCGGCCAGATCTCGGAAATCGTGCAGGGATTCCTCGGCACCGGGTTCTCCGCGCAGAGCGCGAACGGGCCGATCAGCTACGACTCGGTCCAGAACCAGGTCAACTCCGGAATCCTGAACCTGACCGGCATCTACTGGACCTCCGGCGGCGGCCACGCCGAGGTGATCTACGGATACGACAACACGAACAACTCGATCATGGTCGGCGACCCGTGGCCGAGCTACGAGCGGTACCAGACCTGGGACTACAACCAGTACCAGAGCAACGCCCAGTTCACCTGGAACGACACCATCGTCAACATCAAGAAGGGCTGA
The nucleotide sequence above comes from Amycolatopsis sp. AA4. Encoded proteins:
- a CDS encoding papain-like cysteine protease family protein gives rise to the protein MDYRPTRRTVRITVATGAAALAVALLPGTALAQSTNDANQPNGLIKTATHTQVQEVQPIGGRVHAAALPASKQLEYNQQVQENDQWCWAADGSSIEQSQGGTATQADFCAAGKGTQSGYCPNEGGQISEIVQGFLGTGFSAQSANGPISYDSVQNQVNSGILNLTGIYWTSGGGHAEVIYGYDNTNNSIMVGDPWPSYERYQTWDYNQYQSNAQFTWNDTIVNIKKG